One region of Streptomyces leeuwenhoekii genomic DNA includes:
- a CDS encoding endonuclease V, which yields MTTVRIPEDWPATVEQARAVQDRLRGRVVLDEPGPPPGTGHVTGVDVAYDDERDLVAAAAVVLDAATLAVVAEATAVGRISFPYVPGLLAFREIPTVLAALDALPCPPGLVVCDGYGLAHPRRFGLASHLGVLTGLPTIGVAKNPFTFAHAEPDAPRGSTSPLLAGAEEVGRALRTRDGVKPVFVSVGHRVGLANACAHTLALTPAYRLPETTRRADALCRAALREASRPL from the coding sequence ATGACGACCGTACGCATTCCCGAGGACTGGCCCGCGACCGTGGAGCAGGCCCGTGCCGTCCAGGACCGCCTGCGCGGGCGGGTGGTGCTCGACGAGCCCGGCCCGCCACCGGGGACCGGCCATGTGACCGGGGTCGACGTGGCCTACGACGACGAACGGGACCTCGTCGCCGCCGCGGCCGTCGTCCTGGACGCCGCGACCCTCGCCGTCGTCGCCGAGGCCACCGCCGTCGGCCGGATCTCCTTCCCCTACGTGCCCGGTCTGCTCGCCTTCCGCGAGATACCGACCGTCCTCGCCGCCCTGGACGCCCTGCCCTGCCCGCCCGGGCTCGTCGTCTGCGACGGCTACGGCCTCGCCCACCCGCGCCGCTTCGGCCTCGCCAGTCACCTGGGGGTGCTCACCGGGCTGCCCACGATCGGCGTGGCCAAGAACCCGTTCACCTTCGCCCACGCCGAGCCGGACGCGCCGCGCGGCAGTACCTCACCGCTGCTCGCGGGCGCCGAGGAGGTGGGACGCGCGCTGCGCACCCGGGACGGCGTCAAGCCGGTCTTCGTCTCCGTCGGTCACCGCGTCGGCCTCGCCAACGCCTGCGCGCACACCCTCGCCCTGACCCCCGCCTACCGTCTGCCGGAGACGACGCGCCGGGCGGACGCCCTGTGCCGCGCGGCGCTGCGCGAGGCGTCCCGGCCGCTCTGA
- a CDS encoding saccharopine dehydrogenase family protein: MSRLNRTDRPYNIALFGATGFVGELTAEYLAAHAPEGLRWAIAGRDEDRLRRLRERLSARRPGGAPAGVLRADVTDPASLRELARQARVVATAVGPYVAYGEELVAACADSGTDYLDLTGEPEFVDLTYVRHDARARETGARLVHACGFDSVPHDLGVYLTVRRLPEGVPLTVDGFVTAHAAFSGGTFASALGQFARGRQLAAAARDRRRHEPRLVGRRVVTAAGAPRFAPEVGAWALPLPTVDPRIVRSSARALPCYGPDFRYRHYAAVRRLPVAVGGVAALGALVAAAQVPPARRWLSGRLRPGDGPGPQRRARSRFSVRFVGEGGGRRVFTEVAGGDPGYDETAKMFAEAALSLALDDLPPTAGQVTPAVAMGDALIERLRAAGIRFRSATAR, translated from the coding sequence ATGAGCAGGCTGAACAGGACGGACCGTCCGTACAACATCGCGCTCTTCGGGGCGACCGGATTCGTCGGCGAGCTCACCGCGGAGTACCTCGCCGCCCACGCGCCCGAGGGCCTGCGCTGGGCGATCGCGGGACGCGACGAGGACCGGCTACGGCGGCTGCGGGAGAGGCTGTCCGCCCGACGGCCGGGCGGCGCGCCGGCGGGCGTGCTGCGGGCGGACGTCACCGACCCCGCCTCGCTGCGGGAACTCGCCCGGCAGGCGCGCGTGGTGGCCACGGCGGTGGGCCCCTACGTGGCGTACGGGGAGGAGCTGGTCGCCGCCTGCGCCGACAGCGGCACCGACTATCTCGACCTCACGGGTGAGCCCGAGTTCGTGGACCTGACGTACGTCCGCCACGACGCACGCGCGCGGGAGACCGGTGCGCGGCTGGTGCACGCCTGCGGCTTCGACTCGGTCCCGCACGACCTGGGCGTGTACCTCACGGTGCGCAGACTGCCCGAGGGCGTGCCGCTGACCGTGGACGGGTTCGTCACCGCGCACGCCGCCTTCTCGGGCGGGACGTTCGCCTCCGCGCTGGGGCAGTTCGCGCGCGGGCGTCAGCTCGCGGCCGCCGCGCGCGACCGCCGGCGGCACGAGCCGCGGCTGGTGGGGAGGCGCGTGGTGACGGCGGCGGGGGCGCCGCGGTTCGCCCCGGAGGTCGGCGCGTGGGCGCTGCCGCTGCCGACCGTCGACCCGCGGATCGTGCGGTCCTCCGCGCGGGCGCTGCCCTGCTATGGCCCCGACTTCCGCTACCGCCACTACGCGGCCGTACGGCGCCTGCCCGTCGCGGTGGGCGGGGTGGCGGCGCTCGGCGCGCTGGTGGCGGCGGCCCAGGTGCCGCCCGCGCGGCGCTGGCTGTCGGGCCGGCTCAGGCCCGGGGACGGACCCGGCCCGCAGCGGCGGGCGCGGAGCCGGTTCTCGGTCCGCTTCGTCGGCGAGGGCGGCGGGCGGCGCGTGTTCACGGAGGTCGCGGGCGGCGACCCCGGCTACGACGAGACGGCGAAGATGTTCGCCGAGGCGGCGCTGTCCCTGGCGCTCGACGACCTGCCGCCGACGGCGGGCCAGGTCACGCCGGCCGTCGCGATGGGCGACGCGTTGATCGAACGGCTGCGGGCGGCGGGGATCCGCTTCCGGTCGGCGACGGCCCGCTGA
- a CDS encoding WD40 repeat domain-containing protein, whose protein sequence is MSEPGTVTRRESQDGTVQAIDFSPDNKRFATGGGDTKLRIRSIGVGPPPLEVPTDGSVSGIAFSPDGTRIAVSDFEQVFLWDSATGTALWQGPLAPGNSVNSVRFGPDGRLIAATDTLIAVLDQASGEIKQRITVDPPLIADVDLSRDGTRIALAVDERHGGNHRHAGSARVHDVATGKEISRLTPKDAVFAVAFSPDGLNVLCCAADDTTRMFEAQTGKQVWPAPEDIDDRVTAPSCLAFDPKGKWTVVGGSDGFARVLDADTGVERGRAPKLNPGHPEDQSFGAVTHVAFSPNGKHAASASIDNVVRLFNVEGKELYTVPTDEVLALRFSPDGRWLGVGTMNGALVIDNGEANQR, encoded by the coding sequence ATGAGCGAGCCCGGCACCGTCACACGGCGGGAGTCCCAGGACGGCACGGTCCAGGCCATCGATTTCAGCCCGGACAACAAGCGCTTCGCCACCGGCGGCGGCGACACCAAGCTGCGGATACGCTCCATCGGCGTCGGGCCACCGCCGCTGGAGGTGCCCACCGACGGATCCGTGTCCGGCATCGCCTTCAGCCCGGACGGCACCAGGATCGCCGTGTCCGACTTCGAACAGGTCTTCCTGTGGGACAGCGCCACCGGCACGGCACTGTGGCAGGGGCCGCTCGCCCCGGGAAACTCGGTGAACTCCGTACGGTTCGGCCCGGACGGGCGGCTGATCGCGGCCACCGACACCCTGATCGCCGTACTGGACCAGGCCTCCGGGGAGATCAAGCAGCGCATCACCGTCGACCCGCCGCTGATCGCCGACGTGGACCTGAGCCGGGACGGCACCCGGATCGCGCTGGCCGTCGACGAACGCCACGGCGGCAACCATCGGCACGCCGGATCCGCCCGGGTGCACGACGTGGCCACCGGCAAGGAGATCTCGCGGCTCACCCCGAAGGACGCCGTCTTCGCCGTCGCGTTCAGCCCGGACGGGCTGAACGTGCTCTGTTGCGCCGCCGACGACACCACCCGGATGTTCGAGGCGCAGACCGGCAAGCAGGTGTGGCCCGCCCCGGAGGACATCGACGACCGCGTCACCGCCCCGAGCTGTCTGGCCTTCGACCCCAAGGGTAAATGGACCGTGGTCGGCGGCTCCGACGGGTTCGCCCGGGTCCTGGACGCGGACACCGGCGTCGAGCGGGGCCGGGCGCCCAAACTGAACCCCGGCCACCCGGAGGACCAGAGCTTCGGAGCCGTCACGCACGTCGCGTTCAGCCCGAACGGCAAGCACGCGGCCAGCGCCTCCATCGACAACGTCGTACGGCTGTTCAACGTCGAGGGCAAGGAGCTGTACACCGTGCCCACCGACGAGGTGCTGGCGCTGCGGTTCAGCCCGGACGGCCGCTGGCTGGGCGTCGGCACCATGAACGGCGCGCTGGTGATCGACAACGGCGAAGCCAACCAAAGGTGA
- a CDS encoding ABC-F family ATP-binding cassette domain-containing protein, with product MSLSISCTSLSFAWPDGTPVFDGLDVAFGPGRTGLVGVNGSGKSTLLKLIAGELTPSDGTVRVAGSIGRLPQNVTLDTALRVDEVLGIAAQRAALHAIEAGDVSEEHFETVGDDWDVEERALATLGDLGLGHVTLDRTIGEVSGGESVLLRLAALLLARPDVLLLDEPTNNLDLYARRRLYAAVQSWPGVMVVVSHDRELLELVDQIADLRSGEVTWYGGNYSAYEEALAVEQEAAERMVRVAEADLRKQKRELADAQVKLARRKRYGQKMWDQKREPKIVMGARKRAAQESAGKHRIMHEEKLAEARERLDEAAEAVREDDEIRVDLPYTAVPPGRSVLTLRDLELAYGARVEGGFDLHGPERIALIGRNGAGKTTLLRTIAGELRPVAGEATAHVPLRFLPQRLDVLDDTLSVAENVARFAPDATNNRIRARLARFLFRGTRADQKVATLSGGERFRAALAALMLAEPAPQLLMLDEPTNNLDMASVRRLTTALESYEGALIVASHDLPFLESLGITRWLLLEEGELRETTPEAVGDPA from the coding sequence ATGTCTTTGTCCATCAGCTGCACTTCCCTCTCGTTCGCCTGGCCCGACGGCACCCCCGTCTTCGACGGCCTCGACGTCGCCTTCGGCCCCGGCCGCACGGGACTCGTCGGCGTCAACGGCTCGGGGAAGTCGACGCTGCTCAAACTGATCGCCGGAGAGCTCACCCCGTCCGACGGCACCGTCCGGGTGGCCGGCTCGATCGGCCGGCTTCCGCAGAACGTCACCCTCGACACCGCCCTGCGGGTCGACGAGGTGCTCGGCATCGCCGCACAGCGGGCGGCGCTGCACGCCATCGAGGCGGGGGACGTGTCCGAGGAGCACTTCGAGACCGTCGGCGACGACTGGGACGTCGAGGAACGCGCCCTCGCCACCCTCGGCGATCTCGGCCTGGGCCACGTCACGCTGGACCGCACCATCGGCGAGGTGTCCGGCGGCGAGTCCGTGCTGCTCCGCCTGGCGGCGCTGCTGCTCGCCCGCCCGGACGTGCTGCTGCTCGACGAGCCGACCAACAACCTCGACCTGTACGCGCGGCGGCGGCTGTACGCGGCCGTCCAGTCCTGGCCGGGCGTGATGGTCGTCGTCAGCCACGACCGCGAGCTGCTGGAACTCGTCGACCAGATCGCCGACCTGCGCTCCGGGGAGGTCACCTGGTACGGCGGCAACTACTCGGCCTACGAGGAGGCCCTCGCCGTCGAGCAGGAGGCCGCCGAGCGGATGGTGCGGGTCGCCGAGGCCGACCTGCGCAAGCAGAAACGCGAACTGGCCGACGCCCAGGTCAAGCTGGCCCGCCGCAAGCGGTACGGCCAGAAGATGTGGGACCAGAAACGCGAACCGAAGATCGTCATGGGGGCGCGCAAGCGCGCGGCGCAGGAGTCCGCGGGCAAGCACCGGATCATGCACGAGGAGAAACTGGCCGAGGCCAGGGAACGGCTCGACGAGGCGGCGGAGGCCGTACGGGAGGACGACGAGATCCGCGTCGACCTGCCGTACACCGCCGTACCGCCGGGGCGGTCCGTGCTCACCCTGCGCGATCTGGAACTGGCCTACGGCGCCCGGGTGGAGGGCGGGTTCGATCTGCACGGACCGGAGCGCATCGCGCTGATCGGGCGCAACGGCGCGGGCAAGACCACGCTGCTGCGCACGATCGCCGGGGAGCTGCGGCCGGTGGCGGGCGAGGCGACGGCCCACGTGCCGCTGCGGTTCCTGCCGCAGCGTCTGGACGTGCTCGACGACACGCTCAGCGTCGCGGAGAACGTGGCCCGGTTCGCCCCGGACGCCACCAACAACCGGATCCGGGCGCGCCTGGCGCGCTTCCTGTTCCGGGGCACCCGCGCCGACCAGAAGGTGGCGACGCTCTCCGGCGGCGAACGCTTCCGCGCCGCGCTGGCCGCGCTGATGCTGGCCGAGCCCGCACCACAACTGCTGATGCTGGACGAGCCGACCAACAACCTGGACATGGCGAGCGTGCGCCGGCTCACCACGGCCCTGGAGTCGTACGAGGGGGCGCTGATCGTGGCCAGCCACGACCTGCCGTTCCTGGAATCGCTCGGCATCACGCGCTGGCTGCTGCTGGAGGAGGGAGAACTGAGGGAAACCACACCGGAGGCCGTGGGGGACCCCGCCTAG
- a CDS encoding acetyl-CoA C-acetyltransferase produces the protein MTTEAYVYDAIRTPRGRGKAGGALHGTKPVDLVVGLIHEIRARFPGLDPAAVDDIVLGVVGPVGDQGSDIARIAAIAAGLPDTVAGVQENRFCASGLEAVNLAAAKVRSGWEDLVLAGGVESMSRVPMASDGGAWFNDPMTNLATGFVPQGIGADLIATLEGFSRRDVDEYAALSQERAATAWKEGRFERSVVPVRDRNGLVVLDHDEHMRPGTTADSLAGLKPSFADIGELGGFDAVALQKYHWVEKIDHVHHAGNSSGIVDGASLVAIGSKETGDRYGLTPRARIVSAAVSGSEPTIMLTGPAPATRKALAKAGLTIDDIDLVEINEAFAAVVLRFVKDMGLSLDKVNVNGGAIALGHPLGATGAMILGTLVDELERQDKRYGLATLCVGGGMGIATIVERV, from the coding sequence GTGACCACCGAAGCGTATGTGTACGACGCGATCCGCACCCCGCGCGGACGCGGCAAGGCCGGCGGTGCCCTGCACGGCACCAAGCCCGTCGATCTGGTCGTCGGACTCATCCACGAGATCCGCGCCCGCTTCCCGGGCCTGGACCCGGCCGCCGTCGACGACATCGTGCTCGGCGTGGTCGGCCCGGTCGGCGACCAGGGCTCCGACATCGCCCGCATCGCCGCCATCGCCGCCGGGCTGCCGGACACCGTGGCCGGCGTGCAGGAGAACCGCTTCTGTGCCTCCGGTCTGGAGGCCGTCAACCTGGCCGCCGCCAAGGTTCGCTCGGGCTGGGAGGACCTCGTCCTCGCGGGCGGTGTCGAGTCGATGTCCCGGGTGCCGATGGCCTCCGACGGCGGTGCCTGGTTCAACGACCCGATGACCAACCTCGCCACCGGCTTCGTGCCCCAGGGCATCGGCGCCGACCTCATCGCCACCCTGGAGGGCTTCTCCCGGCGGGACGTCGACGAGTACGCGGCCCTGTCCCAGGAGCGGGCGGCCACGGCCTGGAAGGAGGGCCGCTTCGAGCGGTCCGTCGTGCCGGTCAGGGACCGCAACGGCCTGGTCGTCCTCGACCACGACGAGCACATGCGCCCCGGCACCACCGCCGACTCCCTCGCGGGACTCAAGCCCTCCTTCGCCGACATCGGCGAACTGGGCGGCTTCGACGCCGTCGCCCTGCAGAAGTACCACTGGGTGGAGAAGATCGACCACGTCCACCACGCGGGCAACTCCTCCGGCATCGTCGACGGCGCCTCCCTGGTCGCCATCGGCTCCAAGGAGACCGGCGACCGCTACGGGCTCACCCCCCGCGCGCGGATCGTCTCCGCCGCCGTGTCCGGCTCCGAGCCCACCATCATGCTCACCGGCCCCGCCCCCGCCACCCGCAAGGCGCTCGCCAAGGCGGGGCTGACCATCGACGACATCGACCTCGTCGAGATCAACGAGGCGTTCGCCGCGGTCGTCCTGCGCTTCGTCAAGGACATGGGGCTCTCCCTGGACAAGGTCAACGTCAACGGCGGCGCGATCGCCCTCGGCCACCCCCTCGGCGCCACCGGCGCGATGATCCTCGGCACGCTCGTCGACGAACTGGAGCGCCAGGACAAGCGCTACGGCCTGGCGACGCTGTGCGTGGGCGGCGGGATGGGCATCGCCACGATCGTCGAGCGCGTCTGA
- a CDS encoding SsgA family sporulation/cell division regulator — protein MSTVIEQPVEARLVAAAPRMPNIPATLHYDQRDPFAVRMTFPAPATLEGVDVCWTFSRELLTAGMEQPEGHGDVRVRPYGYDRTVLEFHAPEGTAVVHVRSGELRRFLAATNELVPVGLEYLQLDLDRDLAELMRGSH, from the coding sequence TTGTCCACCGTCATCGAGCAGCCCGTAGAGGCCCGCCTCGTCGCCGCCGCGCCGCGGATGCCGAACATTCCCGCCACGCTGCACTACGACCAGCGCGATCCGTTCGCCGTCCGCATGACCTTCCCGGCCCCGGCCACCCTGGAGGGCGTGGACGTCTGCTGGACCTTCTCCCGGGAGCTCCTCACCGCGGGGATGGAGCAGCCCGAGGGGCACGGCGACGTCCGGGTGCGGCCCTACGGGTACGACCGCACCGTCCTGGAGTTCCACGCCCCCGAGGGCACCGCCGTGGTGCACGTCCGCTCCGGGGAGCTGCGCCGCTTCCTCGCCGCCACGAACGAACTGGTCCCCGTCGGTCTGGAGTACCTGCAACTGGATCTGGACCGCGATCTGGCGGAGCTGATGCGGGGCAGCCACTGA
- a CDS encoding CaiB/BaiF CoA transferase family protein translates to MTKAKQPGGGPLTGVRVVELAGIGPGPFAAMLLADLGADVVRVDRPGGPGLGIDPAHDITNRNKRSVVVDLKSSDGPGRVLDLAARADILIEGYRPGVAERLGIGPGPCHARNPRLVYGRMTGWGQQGPLAPRAGHDIAYIALTGTLGMIGAPDRPPAVPANLLGDYAGGSLYLVVGLLAALHHARATGAGQVVDAAIVDGAAHLAAMIHGMLAAGGWQDRRGANLLDGGCPFYGTYETADGRYMAVGALERHFYDEFLTLLGIPDQAPARDNPARWEELREAIAARFRTRTRDEWTAVFEGSDACVAPVLSLREAPRHPHLAARGTFTDHGGLTQPAPAPRFSATPTAVRTGPALPGADTESVARDWDLPGLLTS, encoded by the coding sequence ATGACGAAGGCGAAGCAGCCGGGCGGCGGCCCGCTCACGGGCGTGCGGGTGGTCGAGCTGGCCGGCATCGGGCCCGGCCCCTTCGCCGCCATGCTCCTCGCCGACCTCGGCGCCGACGTGGTGCGCGTCGACCGCCCGGGCGGCCCCGGACTGGGGATCGACCCCGCCCACGACATCACCAACCGCAACAAGCGCTCGGTGGTCGTCGACCTCAAGTCCTCGGACGGCCCCGGCCGGGTCCTCGACCTCGCCGCCCGCGCCGACATCCTGATCGAGGGCTACCGCCCCGGTGTCGCCGAGCGCCTCGGCATCGGCCCCGGACCCTGCCACGCCCGCAACCCCCGCCTGGTCTACGGCCGGATGACCGGCTGGGGCCAGCAGGGCCCGCTCGCCCCCCGCGCGGGACACGACATCGCCTACATCGCGCTCACCGGCACCCTGGGCATGATCGGCGCCCCGGACCGGCCCCCGGCCGTACCGGCCAACCTCCTCGGCGACTACGCGGGCGGTTCGCTCTACCTCGTCGTCGGCCTGCTCGCCGCCCTCCATCACGCGCGCGCGACCGGCGCCGGCCAGGTCGTGGACGCCGCCATCGTCGACGGCGCCGCCCACCTCGCCGCGATGATCCACGGCATGCTCGCCGCCGGCGGCTGGCAGGACCGCCGCGGCGCCAACCTCCTCGACGGCGGCTGCCCGTTCTACGGCACCTACGAGACGGCCGACGGCCGGTACATGGCGGTCGGCGCCCTGGAGCGGCACTTCTACGACGAGTTCCTGACCCTCCTCGGCATCCCGGACCAGGCGCCGGCCCGTGACAACCCGGCCCGCTGGGAGGAACTGCGCGAGGCGATCGCGGCCCGCTTCCGGACCCGCACGAGGGACGAGTGGACGGCCGTCTTCGAAGGCTCCGACGCCTGCGTGGCGCCCGTCCTGTCGCTGCGCGAGGCCCCGCGCCATCCGCACCTCGCCGCCCGCGGCACCTTCACCGACCACGGCGGCCTCACCCAGCCCGCCCCCGCGCCCCGCTTCTCCGCGACCCCCACCGCCGTCCGCACCGGCCCGGCCCTGCCGGGCGCCGACACCGAGTCCGTCGCCCGCGACTGGGATCTCCCCGGGCTCCTCACGTCCTGA
- a CDS encoding LGFP repeat-containing protein codes for MRTIGRSPMLCRSIFTCGTIYWTPQTGPHEVHGQIRDLWAEMGRENSFLHYPASDETGSDS; via the coding sequence ATGAGAACGATCGGCCGGTCCCCGATGCTGTGCCGCAGCATCTTCACGTGTGGCACGATCTACTGGACCCCGCAGACCGGTCCCCACGAGGTGCACGGCCAGATCCGAGACCTGTGGGCCGAGATGGGCCGGGAGAACAGCTTCCTCCACTACCCGGCCTCCGACGAGACCGGCTCCGACTCGTAG
- a CDS encoding DUF6603 domain-containing protein: MDPHALLQQVAGQLRALAEDAVDGLVRSLPELGEDPSAAGTVLAGRLLAVHDELPPGNSLVELVRETLGDLDAASPVRLHGWRRAPGTPLGVALVLADPADAAGGRAVLGVTPDGPVFDIVVTPGAALTLPRTVRGPWSAEATVTAAQGWDAAFGPGLPPAPPGGSAAIRLRRTGRLTAGMNDGPGVSVDGIALAVTSEPGTPAAVELELQGFTAAVLPAALARLLGIGGASPMSGPPAPVVLRADRVEGLRFAGTGGLNVPLPLRLNAPAVSSRGAALELTSDGGEPRLAVSVSASAGLPGLPLSVHLERAGIELPVTFAPANRPGLDPSRLRELFPDGIGTELKVPPISGGGLVRRTPEQGYGGLISIDLGVLRVQAVALFRPPDGKAPTSFLALLTAKFPPPGIQLGLGFALDAVGGLVGLNRRADVAALQQLVGDGNLDHVLFPDRAVERAQEIIGSLGSAFPVAAGRILIGPTIRLNWGGRMVSLSGALILELPAPARALLLGRLLVALPDPAVPLIRLQASVLGRVEPAVPLVELLVSLSGSWIVGLAVRGEMYLLVRGGRQPEFVLSAGGFHPRYTRPARVPALNRLQVDLAPGQGWGLRMEAYFAVTSNAVMFGGQVQLDATIAGCGVTGWLGLDALFVFDPVFAFSVHVRAGVAVRAFGRRLAGIALDFTLEGPAPWHAFGTGSISVLFWDVELDFDVRWGSPPAVPPKAGRDPIEALTPELAQSKAWAAERPAAERTALVFTREAHEKLNQGTLVHPDATLRVSQRVVPLGVPISRFERRPVRAQTWTIKEITLGTTQPAAGLPALSERFVPGEFFDLTEDAQLAEPAFVSRASGLQARGDGIVLGAGHRVDDGYETGYEPPLSEREFSLWPGLFRLESVFGASAAERLERWRAPEAAIKVRPAKLSVAATDSLQPLLDDVTLVDATADAWEAMSGRLDQRQEALRLVESWEVGR, encoded by the coding sequence ATGGACCCGCACGCACTCCTCCAGCAGGTCGCAGGCCAACTGCGCGCGCTGGCCGAGGACGCCGTCGACGGCCTGGTCCGCTCCCTGCCCGAGCTCGGCGAGGACCCCTCGGCCGCCGGGACCGTGCTCGCCGGGCGGCTGCTCGCCGTGCACGACGAGCTGCCGCCCGGAAACTCGCTGGTAGAGCTGGTACGGGAGACGCTCGGCGACCTCGACGCCGCCTCGCCCGTACGGCTGCACGGCTGGCGTCGGGCCCCCGGCACGCCCCTCGGCGTGGCCCTGGTGCTCGCCGACCCGGCCGACGCCGCGGGTGGGCGCGCCGTGCTCGGCGTGACCCCGGACGGACCGGTGTTCGACATCGTGGTTACCCCGGGGGCCGCCCTGACCCTGCCCCGGACCGTCCGCGGACCGTGGAGCGCGGAGGCGACCGTCACCGCCGCCCAGGGCTGGGACGCCGCCTTCGGGCCGGGCCTGCCGCCCGCGCCGCCCGGTGGCAGCGCCGCGATCCGGCTGCGCCGCACGGGCAGGCTCACCGCCGGAATGAACGACGGTCCGGGCGTGAGCGTCGACGGCATCGCTCTGGCCGTGACCTCGGAGCCGGGCACCCCCGCGGCCGTCGAGCTGGAGCTGCAGGGGTTCACCGCGGCCGTGCTGCCGGCCGCGCTGGCGCGGCTGCTCGGCATCGGCGGCGCGAGCCCGATGTCGGGCCCGCCCGCGCCCGTCGTCCTGCGCGCCGACCGGGTCGAAGGCCTGCGCTTCGCCGGCACCGGCGGCCTCAACGTCCCCCTGCCGCTTCGGCTGAACGCCCCGGCGGTGTCCAGCCGGGGCGCCGCCCTGGAGCTGACCTCCGACGGGGGCGAGCCACGTCTGGCCGTGTCCGTTTCGGCCAGCGCCGGGCTTCCGGGCCTGCCCCTGAGCGTCCACCTGGAGCGCGCCGGGATCGAGCTGCCCGTCACGTTCGCCCCGGCGAACCGCCCGGGCCTCGACCCGAGCCGGCTGCGGGAGCTGTTCCCGGACGGCATCGGCACCGAGCTGAAGGTCCCGCCCATCTCCGGCGGCGGCCTGGTCCGGCGCACCCCCGAGCAGGGCTACGGCGGCCTGATCTCCATCGACCTCGGGGTGCTGCGGGTCCAGGCGGTCGCCCTGTTCCGGCCACCCGACGGCAAGGCCCCCACCAGCTTCCTGGCCCTGCTCACCGCCAAGTTCCCGCCCCCCGGCATCCAGCTCGGCCTGGGCTTCGCCCTGGACGCGGTCGGCGGTCTGGTCGGGCTGAACCGGCGCGCCGACGTCGCCGCCCTGCAACAGCTCGTCGGTGACGGCAATCTCGACCATGTGCTGTTCCCCGACCGTGCGGTGGAACGCGCCCAGGAGATCATCGGCTCGCTCGGCTCGGCGTTCCCGGTCGCTGCCGGGCGCATCCTGATCGGGCCGACGATCCGCCTCAACTGGGGCGGCCGGATGGTGTCCCTGTCCGGAGCGCTCATCCTCGAACTGCCCGCGCCGGCACGCGCTCTGCTGCTGGGACGGCTGCTGGTCGCGCTGCCCGACCCGGCCGTGCCGCTCATCCGCCTCCAGGCAAGTGTGCTGGGCCGGGTCGAACCGGCCGTCCCGCTGGTCGAACTCCTGGTGTCGCTGTCGGGCTCGTGGATCGTCGGGCTCGCCGTGCGCGGCGAGATGTATCTGCTCGTACGCGGCGGTCGGCAGCCGGAGTTCGTCCTGTCCGCCGGCGGCTTCCACCCCCGCTACACCCGCCCCGCCCGGGTGCCCGCGCTGAACCGGCTCCAGGTGGACCTGGCCCCCGGCCAGGGCTGGGGGCTTCGCATGGAGGCCTATTTCGCGGTCACCTCCAACGCGGTGATGTTCGGCGGCCAGGTCCAGCTGGACGCCACGATCGCCGGCTGCGGGGTGACGGGCTGGCTCGGTCTGGACGCGCTGTTCGTCTTCGACCCGGTGTTCGCGTTCTCCGTGCACGTACGCGCCGGAGTGGCGGTACGCGCCTTCGGGCGCCGGCTGGCCGGGATCGCCCTGGACTTCACGCTGGAGGGGCCCGCCCCCTGGCATGCCTTCGGCACCGGCAGCATCTCGGTGCTGTTCTGGGACGTCGAGCTGGACTTCGACGTCCGCTGGGGCTCGCCGCCCGCCGTCCCGCCGAAGGCCGGACGCGATCCGATCGAGGCACTGACCCCCGAACTGGCGCAGTCCAAGGCCTGGGCGGCGGAGCGGCCGGCCGCCGAACGCACCGCGCTGGTGTTCACCAGGGAAGCGCACGAGAAGCTGAACCAGGGAACCCTTGTGCACCCCGACGCCACCCTGCGCGTCTCCCAGCGCGTGGTCCCGCTGGGTGTGCCGATCTCCCGGTTCGAGCGGAGGCCGGTGCGGGCGCAGACCTGGACTATCAAGGAGATCACCCTCGGCACCACCCAGCCCGCAGCCGGACTCCCCGCGCTGTCCGAGCGGTTCGTGCCCGGCGAGTTCTTCGACCTCACCGAGGACGCCCAACTCGCCGAGCCCGCCTTCGTCAGCCGCGCGAGCGGACTGCAGGCCCGTGGCGACGGCATCGTCCTCGGCGCCGGCCACCGCGTGGACGACGGCTACGAGACCGGATACGAACCTCCCCTGTCCGAGCGGGAGTTCTCCCTTTGGCCCGGGCTGTTCCGCCTTGAGTCCGTCTTCGGGGCCAGCGCCGCCGAACGGCTTGAGCGGTGGCGTGCACCGGAAGCGGCCATCAAGGTGCGCCCCGCCAAGCTGAGCGTGGCCGCCACCGATTCGCTTCAGCCGCTGCTGGACGACGTCACCCTGGTCGACGCCACCGCCGACGCCTGGGAGGCGATGAGCGGCCGGCTCGACCAGCGGCAGGAGGCATTGCGGCTCGTGGAGAGCTGGGAGGTGGGCCGATGA
- the mmpA gene encoding morphogenic membrane protein MmpA, producing the protein MTTHRAPKSLAHPGRPAERVVTAGLVLGVTAGLVWAGAMIYTVAGWWL; encoded by the coding sequence ATGACGACGCACCGCGCCCCGAAGTCCCTGGCCCACCCCGGCCGCCCCGCCGAGCGTGTCGTGACGGCGGGGCTGGTCCTCGGCGTGACGGCGGGGCTCGTCTGGGCCGGGGCGATGATCTACACCGTCGCGGGGTGGTGGCTGTAG